The following are encoded in a window of Kogia breviceps isolate mKogBre1 chromosome 10, mKogBre1 haplotype 1, whole genome shotgun sequence genomic DNA:
- the UROC1 gene encoding urocanate hydratase isoform X3: MYRFCPDIEMKAYPVEQYPCRTRVAAAVMHMIMNNLDPAVAQFPQELVTYGGNGQVFSNWAQFWLTMSYLSQMTEEQTLVMYSGHPLGLFPSSPGAPRLVITNGMVIPNYSSRMEYEKLFAMGVTMYGQMTAGSYCYIGPQGIVHGTVLTVLNAGRRYLGVQDLAGKVFVTSGLGGMSGAQAKAAVIVGCVGVIAEVDGAALMKRHKQGWLMEVTDSLDRCIERLREARKRKEALSLGYHGNVVDLWERLVHELDTTGELLVDLGSDQTSCHNPFNGGYYPVQLGFSEAQGLMASDPAAFKALVQESLRRHVSAINRLAQENFFFWDYGNAFLLEAQRAGADVGKTGANRTEFRYPSYVQHIMGDIFSQGFGPFRWVCTSGDPQDLVVTDQLATSVLEEAIAGGVSPAVGQQYVDSIRWIREASQHRLVVGSQARILYSDQKGRVAIATAFNQAIACGKIKAPVVLSRDHHDVSGTDSPFRETSNICDGSAFCADMAVQNFVGGAFRGATWVALHNGGGVGWGEVINGGFGLVLDGTQEAGQKARMMLSWDVSNGVARRCWSGNPKAYEIICRTMQEDRGLVVTLPHAVADERVLQRALRLSDHWPGSSP; encoded by the exons ATGTACCGCTTCTGCCCCGACATTGAAATGAA GGCCTACCCGGTGGAGCAGTACCCCTGCCGGACGAGGGTGGCTGCGGCGGTCATGCACATGATCATGAACAACCTGGACCCTGCGGTGGCCCAG TTTCCCCAGGAGCTCGTGACCTACGGAGGAAACGGGCAGGTGTTCAGCAACTGGGCTCAG TTCTGGCTGACGATGTCCTACTTGTCCCAGATGACCGAGGAGCAGACGCTGGTCATGTACAGCGGACACCCCCTGGGCCTCTTCCCCAGCAGCCCCGGGGCCCCAAGGCTGGTCATCACCAATGGGATG GTCATTCCCAACTACTCCTCCAGGATGGAGTACGAGAAGCTCTTTGCCATGGGGGTGACGAT GTACGGCCAGATGACGGCGGGCAGTTACTGCTACATTGGTCCCCAAGGCATCGTCCACGGCACAGTG CTCACCGTGCTGAACGCCGGGCGGCGGTACCTGGGCGTCCAGGACCTGGCCGGGAAGGTCTTTGTCACCTCCGGGCTCGGCGGGATGAGTGGGGCTCAGGCCAAAGCCGCCGTCATCGTGGGGTGCGTTGGCGTGATTGCAGAG GTGGATGGGGCGGCCCTCATGAAACGCCACAAGCAAGGTTGGCTGATGGAAGTGACCGACAGCTTGGACCGCTGCATTGAAAGACTCAG GGAAgcgaggaagaggaaggaggcccTCAGCCTTGGTTACCATGGCAACGTGGTGGATCTTTG GGAGCGCCTGGTCCATGAACTGGACACAACGGGGGAGCTTTTGGTGGACCTGGGGTCAGACCAGACATCCTGCCACAACCCGTTCAACGGTGGCTACTACCCCGTGCAGCTGGGCTTCTCAGAGGCCCAGGGCCTCATGGCCTCCGACCCTGCCGCCTTcaaagccctggtccaggaaag CCTGAGGAGGCACGTCTCGGCCATCAACAGGCTGGCCCAGGAGAACTTCTTCTTTTGGGACTATGGCAACGCCTTCCTcctggaggcccagagagcag GGGCTGACGTGGGCAAGACGGGCGCCAACAGGACGGAGTTCCGCTACCCCTCGTACGTCCAGCACATTATGGG GGACATATTCTCCCAGGGATTTGGGCCTTTCCGCTGGGTGTGCACGTCCGGGGACCCGCAGGACCTGGTGGTCACGGATCAGCTGGCCACTTCAGTGCTGGAGGAGGCCATTGCTGGTGGAG tGAGTCCGGCTGTGGGGCAGCAGTACGTGGACAGCATCCGCTGGATCCGGGAGGCCTCGCAGCACCGGCTG GTGGTGGGCTCCCAGGCCAGGATCCTGTACTCGGACCAGAAAGGCCGTGTGGCCATCGCCACGGCCTTCAACCAAGCCATCGCCTGTGGGAAGATCAAG GCACCGGTGGTCCTGAGCCGAGACCACCATGACGTAAGCGGCACAGACAGCCCGTTTAGGGAGACCTCCAACATTTGTGACGGCTCTGCCTTCTGTGCGG ACATGGCCGTGCAGAACTTCGTGGGAGGTGCATTCCGGGGAGCCACCTGGGTTGCCCTGCACAACGGCGGGGGTGTCGGCTG GGGCGAGGTGATCAACGGGGGGTTTGGCCTTGTGTTGGACGGGACCCAGGAGGCTGGGCAGAAGGCCAGGATGATGCTCAGCTGGGACGTCTCCAATGGA